A single window of Nakaseomyces glabratus chromosome G, complete sequence DNA harbors:
- the ARC18 gene encoding Arc18p (CAGL0G04895g~Ortholog(s) have role in Arp2/3 complex-mediated actin nucleation, actin cortical patch localization, cellular response to drug, endocytosis and establishment of mitochondrion localization, more) gives MPAYNSTFPSDPQTDRMVGNLVLLPLNTKFRGPAYQANSDYDIVDECLDLFRANSFFKNFEIKTNSDRLLIYGILYINDCLNHLKQTTSHNEAIKVLTNLALDDFSLPGTSGFPLNSVYSIPTADHNAMELLKSYLQQFRQELASRLIERIYAESQDHPSKFWLAFTRRKFMNKSL, from the coding sequence ATGCCTGCTTACAACTCTACGTTTCCTTCAGACCCACAGACGGACAGAATGGTCGGGAACTTGGTTCTCTTGCCATTGAACACCAAGTTTAGAGGGCCTGCTTACCAGGCCAACTCGGACTACGATATCGTGGACGAGTGTCTAGACTTGTTCAGGGCaaactctttcttcaagaacttcGAGATCAAGACCAATTCCGATAGATTGCTCATATACGGCATCCTGTACATCAACGACTGTCTCAATCACTTGAAACAGACCACCTCACACAACGAGGCCATCAAAGTGCTAACAAACCTAGCTCTGGATGACTTCAGTCTACCGGGCACGTCCGGCTTCCCACTGAACTCAGTCTACTCCATCCCAACGGCCGACCACAACGCAATGGAACTGCTGAAGTCCTACCTACAACAATTCCGCCAGGAACTAGCATCAAGACTCATCGAACGTATCTACGCGGAGTCCCAGGACCACCCTTCGAAGTTCTGGCTCGCATTCACAAGGAGAAAGTTCATGAACAAGTCATTGTGA
- the SSQ1 gene encoding Hsp70 family ATPase SSQ1 (CAGL0G04917g~Ortholog(s) have role in intracellular sequestering of iron ion, iron-sulfur cluster assembly, protein maturation and mitochondrial matrix localization), whose translation MLRLSRRQFLPRSIRKLSTKVIGIDLGTTNSAVAYISDSNNKKSAKIIENEEGQRTTPSTVAYDKDGKVIVGQRAKRQSILNPDNTFYATKRLIGRLYEDDEVTRDKKNMPYAIVRSPTNGQAYVALKDGTQKSPSEIASEVLKYLKHCAEDYLNTEGGIEKAVITVPAYFNDGQRQATKEAGKLAGLDVLRVVNEPTAAALSFGIDEKQNNGMIAVYDLGGGTFDISVLDIEDGVFEVRATNGDTHLGGEDFDNVVVDHLLEQFVKGAKAVSRQDVLKNREAMQRLKDAAEKAKIDLSHVKETSISIPFFFNSEHLNVKITEDELDSMTMHLIERTVEPVESALRDADIEPEDIDDVILVGGMTRMPRIRKLVEDIFGKKPNVSVNPDETVALGAAIQAGVLSGEIKNVLLLDVTPLTLGIETFGGAFSPLIPRNTTVPVKKTEVFSTGVDGQTGVDIKVYQGERGLVKDNTMIGDFKLTGIKPMKKGVPQICVTFDIDADGIINVSAMEKSSGKNESIKVVPRSGMSEEEIQKIIEDANRNRELDNKIRTKIELLNKCDIMLSDTASVFEQYRDTLERNVKEHNREQDLVDIVQEVNDLKGIVDEIKKMDSDKILEVDVDSLKKDVDALQGRSLKVFQELMAKK comes from the coding sequence ATGTTGAGATTGAGTCGGAGGCAATTTCTGCCGAGGTCGATAAGAAAGTTGTCTACCAAAGTCATAGGTATAGACCTGGGTACTACCAATAGTGCTGTTGCATATATAAGTGATTCAAACAATAAGAAATCAGCAAAGATCATTGAGAATGAAGAGGGACAACGGACCACACCATCGACAGTTGCCTATGACAAAGATGGTAAAGTAATTGTAGGTCAAAGAGCTAAGCGACAATCTATTCTAAACCCTGATAATACATTCTATGCTACTAAAAGACTTATTGGTAGGTTATACgaggatgatgaagttACCAGggacaagaagaacatGCCATATGCTATAGTTCGGTCTCCCACCAACGGGCAAGCGTATGTTGCGTTGAAAGACGGTACACAGAAGTCACCAAGTGAGATTGCATCAGAAGTATTAAAATACTTGAAACACTGTGCTGAAGACTACCTAAATACCGAAGGGGGCATAGAAAAAGCAGTCATTACTGTACCTGCCTATTTCAACGATGGTCAAAGACAAGCTACTAAAGAGGCAGGGAAACTAGCAGGCCTAGATGTCTTAAGGGTAGTAAATGAGCCTACTGCAGCTGCATTGAGTTTTGGAATTGATGAGAAGCAGAATAATGGTATGATTGCTGTTTATGACCTTGGAGGTGGTACTTTTGACATTTCTGTTTTAGACATTGAAGATGGTGTCTTTGAAGTGCGAGCAACTAACGGTGATACACACCTGGGTGGAGAAGACTTTGACAATGTTGTTGTCGATCATCTTCTAGAGCAATTTGTGAAAGGTGCTAAAGCTGTTTCCAGACAGGATGTCCTGAAAAACCGGGAAGCAATGCAGAGGTTAAAGGATGCTGCCGAAAAGGCGAAGATTGATTTATCACATGTGAAGGAGACTAGTATTAGCattccatttttctttaattctGAGCATCTCAATGTAAAGATCACAGAGGATGAGTTGGATTCTATGACCATGCATTTGATCGAGAGAACTGTAGAGCCGGTTGAGAGCGCTTTGAGAGACGCTGATATTGAGCCTGAGGATATCGATGACGTAATACTAGTTGGAGGTATGACTAGGATGCCTAGAATAAGAAAGCTTGTTGAGGATATTTTTGGCAAGAAACCTAATGTTAGCGTTAATCCTGATGAGACAGTTGCACTTGGGGCAGCTATTCAGGCTGGTGTGTTAAGTGGTGAGATCAAGAACGTGCTACTATTAGATGTGACGCCGTTGACTTTGGGTATTGAGACATTTGGTGGGGCTTTTTCCCCATTGATTCCAAGAAACACCACAGTTCCAGTGAAGAAGACTGAAGTTTTCAGTACTGGGGTGGATGGCCAAACTGGTGTTGATATCAAGGTGTATCAAGGTGAGAGAGGGTTGGTCAAGGATAATACTATGATTGGTGATTTCAAGTTGACCGGCATCAAGCCTATGAAAAAGGGTGTTCCGCAGATATGTGTGacatttgatattgatgcTGATGGCATCATCAATGTCAGCGCTATGGAGAAGAGCAGTGGCAAGAATGAGAGTATCAAAGTTGTGCCTCGTTCGGGCATGTCTGAGGAGGAGATCCAGAAGATCATTGAGGATGCGAATAGGAACCGCGAGTTGGACAACAAGATAAGGACGAAGATCGAGCTGCTGAACAAGTGTGACATCATGCTTAGCGACACGGCATCTGTCTTTGAGCAATATCGGGACACATTGGAGAGGAATGTGAAGGAGCACAATCGCGAACAAGATCTTGTTGATATAGTGCAAGAGGTCAATGATCTCAAGGGCATTGTAGATGAGATCAAGAAGATGGATAGCGATAAGATCCTAGAGGTAGATGTCGACTCTCTGAAGAAGGATGTTGATGCCCTGCAAGGTAGGTCGCTAAAGGTGTTTCAAGAGCTCATGGCCAAGAAGTAG
- the MDM30 gene encoding SCF ubiquitin ligase complex subunit MDM30 (CAGL0G04939g~Ortholog(s) have ubiquitin-protein transferase activity), translated as MGKTVIELIPQEVFNIIAGFLESDDLWRIRQCSHQLKVNVEHSSYWSSYCRARWPVEDLDLILEDYDKDDVKILQSVLGKTAKDRDWFYYYTYRSRYDDRITKYITSLCQFDELGVEFWGLYRMAILVKPYLYIPHLMRITCSAEQKWSLEERSWSYYLLGSIRRRYFYALFQENAKFLKPTRFSFERDILLRFAALDPQYDKLIKYRNIVFEEVKMKVFHKYNGNSELFSQVTAKQRMQDIISALSNTISISENHQRHVIEDAYLLRAYANESRPLPVITLSIIEKIAKFFKIRCNFNGNYLAFQDNTLPGACGFVISDTRKIRMFSKTEFLRFIRNRLPISHHESIETSLSLDETVEPRKLLCHFLNDEITKCNGLKVDSLTAVELQDLYPCSNLPPCEKSLRWVTSFFKKMEDEFNGTYPVESTGLKDDKMRISSCIDTDSWFFKAINMHPPDFLYFASPSKSVIPSLTDFFHLSHYPCIDCTELGTFIKGPDRRLCVTAIVQRLADTEPPILLYTYIKASGEIFLSSSHNDEIYPEESEFRKFISNMPYQVGLIFDQVDWSSRRLLLNNKARSLFKLPQPSIPKH; from the coding sequence ATGGGGAAGACTGTCATTGAGCTTATACCTCAAGAGgtatttaatattattgcAGGTTTTTTAGAAAGTGATGATCTATGGCGGATACGACAATGCAGTCATCAATTGAAGGTGAACGTTGAGCATAGTAGCTACTGGAGCAGCTACTGTCGAGCAAGGTGGCCTGTTGAAGATcttgatttgattttaGAGGATTACGACAAGGATGATGTTAAGATTCTTCAGTCAGTGTTGGGTAAGACAGCTAAAGACAGAGATTGGTTCTATTACTATACATACCGTAGTCGATATGACGACAGAATCACTAAATATATTACATCTCTCTGTCAATTTGACGAGCTAGGTGTCGAGTTTTGGGGATTGTACCGTATGGCCATTCTAGTTAAGCCATACTTATATATCCCACATCTTATGAGAATAACTTGCAGCGCAGAGCAAAAGTGGAGTTTGGAAGAGCGCTCTTGGTCATATTATTTACTGGGTTCAATTCGTAGACGGTATTTCTATGCtttatttcaagaaaatgCAAAGTTTCTGAAGCCTACACGGTTTTCATTTGAGAGGGATATATTACTACGGTTTGCTGCGTTAGATCCACAATATGATAAGCTTATAAAATATCGCAATATTGTTTTTGAGGAAGTTAAGATGAAGGTATTTCATAAGTACAACGGGAATTCAGAGCTTTTTAGTCAAGTGACTGCTAAACAAAGAATGCAAGATATAATATCAGCACTTTCGAACACTATATCTATATCGGAGAATCATCAAAGGCATGTTATTGAAGATGCCTATTTATTACGTGCCTATGCCAATGAATCACGTCCTTTACCTGTTATAACATTGTCGATAATAGAAAAGATAGcaaaattcttcaaaatacGATGTAATTTTAATGGTAACTATCTAGCATTTCAAGATAACACTTTACCAGGAGCTTGTGGATTTGTAATATCGGATACAAGAAAGATAAGAATGTTTTCTAAAACAGAGTTTTTAAGGTTTATTAGAAATCGTCTACCGATAAGTCATCATGAATCTATTGAGACGTCTTTGAGCCTTGATGAAACGGTAGAGCCAAGAAAGTTACTGTGCCATTTTTTGAATGACGAGATAACTAAGTGTAATGGCCTTAAAGTTGACAGTCTAACAGCAGTTGAACTTCAGGATTTATATCCATGCAGCAATCTACCGCCTTGTGAGAAGTCGCTTAGATGGGTTACGagttttttcaaaaaaatggaGGATGAATTCAATGGTACTTATCCAGTCGAATCAACTGGTTTGAAAGATGATAAGATGAGAATATCTAGCTGCATTGACACAGATTCCTGGTTTTTTAAAGCAATTAATATGCATCCACCCGATTTCCTGTATTTCGCATCTCCTTCGAAGTCAGTGATTCCAAGCTTGACCGACTTTTTCCATTTAAGTCACTACCCTTGCATAGATTGTACAGAACTAGGCACATTTATCAAAGGGCCAGATCGGAGGCTATGTGTTACTGCTATAGTTCAAAGGTTAGCAGATACGGAACCACCAATTCTCTTATATACTTACATTAAGGCATCGGGAGAAATATTCTTAAGCTCATCACACAACGATGAAATATATCCCGAGGAGTCCGAATTTAGGAAATTTATTTCGAACATGCCATATCAGGTGGGTTTGATATTTGATCAAGTGGACTGGAGTAGCAGGCGTCTGCTGTTGAACAATAAGGCAAGGTCGTTATTCAAGCTACCACAACCATCTATACCTAAGCATTGA
- the GRX8 gene encoding glutathione-disulfide reductase GRX8 (CAGL0G04961g~Ortholog(s) have glutathione-disulfide reductase activity and cytoplasm localization) — MTDYVKEAKDMVANNRLFQFSASWCPDCVYARSIWNKYHVENQIHVFDIGSLDKEIQAKWRDAFEEVLGVRNLPTIVVDGKVWGTETRLHEVEDNGSLSDELTKMGFKL; from the coding sequence ATGACTGATTATGTGAAAGAGGCAAAGGATATGGTTGCCAATAATAGGCTATTCCAGTTTTCTGCAAGCTGGTGTCCTGATTGTGTCTACGCTAGATCAATCTGGAATAAATATCATGTCGAGAATCAAATCCATGTGTTTGACATCGGCTCCCTAGACAAGGAGATTCAAGCAAAGTGGAGAGATGCCTTTGAAGAAGTATTAGGTGTTAGAAACCTACCAACAATTGTCGTTGACGGTAAAGTTTGGGGAACTGAAACCAGACTTCATGAGGTGGAAGACAATGGTTCTTTGAGTGATGAATTGACTAAGATGGGATTCAAATTATGA
- a CDS encoding uncharacterized protein (CAGL0G04983g~Ortholog(s) have nucleus localization) produces the protein MPQKPLKVTKKAKDPRRVTKKQKNLRKAAPIQIKSKKKSLRHLKKLSKTSSLTEATERLVASKVGHLELLRGTRKEIEAANKKK, from the coding sequence ATGCCACAGAAACCATTGAAGGTAACGAAGAAAGCCAAGGATCCACGGAGAGTTACTAAGAAGCAGAAGAATCTGAGGAAAGCTGCTCCAATACAGATCAAATCTAAGAAGAAGTCCCTACGCcacttgaagaagctgaGTAAGACTTCATCTTTGACAGAGGCTACAGAAAGATTGGTTGCTAGTAAAGTCGGTCACTTGGAGTTGTTAAGAGGTACCAGAAAGGAGATTGAGGCTGCtaacaagaagaaatga
- the NMD4 gene encoding Nmd4p (CAGL0G05005g~Ortholog(s) have role in nuclear-transcribed mRNA catabolic process, nonsense-mediated decay and cytoplasm, nucleus localization), whose product MNQYNFILDASAFEKGLGNVKRWCQSNGNVDGKKNVYLRFYVPTFTLQELNFLQYRHKSFSAKEALKFIDKLETATSEGQRNHVVIGRKKEEDLRSDLELFIEFPDILDAVTWPTVLSYCTEGQATIDSLNKLPKRFKILLKSCVYKCHLEDDDRIRWILVTEDPQVRKIASQCHIPWCSIVDADSIISKDMNDRSFRDSEKFNSMMLKRGVAKSENMDGKEVIKTNFDQTVYATRGSGKLWTP is encoded by the coding sequence ATGAACCAGTATAATTTTATTCTGGATGCCTCAGCGTTTGAGAAAGGTTTAGGTAACGTTAAGAGGTGGTGCCAGAGCAATGGTAATGTGGAcggtaaaaaaaatgtatacTTGCGATTCTATGTTCCAACTTTTACGCTTCAAGAACTTAACTTCCTGCAATATAGACATAAGAGTTTCTCCGCGAAGGAGGCTCTGAAGTTCATCGATAAGCTTGAAACAGCTACGTCTGAGGGCCAAAGGAACCATGTAGTCATTGGGaggaaaaaagaagaagatttgaGATCAGATTTAGAGCTTTTTATCGAGTTCCCAGATATTTTGGATGCAGTCACTTGGCCTACTGTTTTGAGCTATTGTACAGAGGGTCAAGCGACAATTGATTCGTTGAATAAGTTACCAAAGAGGTTTAAAATACTACTGAAAAGCTGTGTGTATAAGTGCCATttagaagatgatgacCGAATTCGTTGGATTTTAGTTACAGAGGACCCTCAAGTCAGAAAAATAGCCTCACAATGCCATATCCCGTGGTGTTCAATAGTTGATGCCGAttctataatatcaaaagataTGAACGATCGTTCTTTTAGAGACAGTGAGAAGTTCAATAGCATGATGTTGAAGCGTGGAGTTGcaaaatcagaaaatatGGACGGCAAAGAGGTTATAAAGACTAATTTCGATCAAACTGTTTATGCGACTCGGGGAAGTGGAAAACTATGGACTCCATAA
- the RPS13 gene encoding 40S ribosomal protein uS15 (CAGL0G05027g~Ortholog(s) have small ribosomal subunit rRNA binding, structural constituent of ribosome activity and role in maturation of SSU-rRNA from tricistronic rRNA transcript (SSU-rRNA, 5.8S rRNA, LSU-rRNA)), whose product MGRMHSSGKGISSSAIPYSRNAPAWFKTSTESVIEQIIKYARKGLTPSQIGVLLRDAHGVTQARVITGNKIMRILKSNGLAPEIPEDLYYLIKKAVSVRKHLERNRKDKDAKFRLILIESRIHRLARYYRTVAVLPPNWKYESATASALVN is encoded by the exons ATGGGTCGTATGCACAGTTCC GGTAAGGGTATCTCCTCTTCTGCTATTCCATACTCTAGAAATGCTCCAGCTTGGTTCAAGACTTCCACTGAGTCTGTCATTGAGCAAATCATCAAGTACGCCAGAAAGGGTTTGACCCCATCTCAAATCGGTGTCTTGTTGAGAGATGCTCACGGTGTTACCCAAGCCCGTGTCATCACTGGTAACAAGATCATGAGAATCTTGAAGTCCAACGGTTTGGCTCCAGAAATCCCAGAAGACTTGTACTACTTGATTAAGAAGGCTGTCTCTGTCAGAAAGCACTTGgaaagaaacagaaagGACAAGGACGCTAAGTTCAGATTGATTTTGATCGAATCTAGAATCCACAGATTGGCTAGATACTACAGAACCGTCGCTGTCTTGCCACCAAACTGGAAGTACGAATCCGCTACTGCTTCCGCTTTGGTTAACTAA
- the AIM7 gene encoding Aim7p (CAGL0G05049g~Ortholog(s) have Arp2/3 complex binding activity, role in actin cortical patch assembly, actin filament debranching, negative regulation of Arp2/3 complex-mediated actin nucleation and actin cortical patch, cytosol, nucleus localization): MSNLYQIDSETKERIRKFRISTSRADTIKALPLKIEPKPSYKIVIEEDELEELDEADGLADYGEALPDNSPRYVLIAYPLTNKDGIKQTPLILIYWIPQTVVSQEWKMLYAGALELIRNECGTSKLVEVTSGLEDDSDVEELIAQIETR; encoded by the coding sequence ATGTCTAATTTATATCAGATTGACTCCGAGACGAAAGAAAGGATCAGGAAGTTTCGTATCTCCACGTCTAGAGCCGATACTATTAAAGCTCTGCCGTTAAAGATAGAGCCAAAGCCATCTTACAAGATagttattgaagaagatgaactAGAAGAATTGGACGAGGCAGATGGTTTAGCTGATTATGGTGAGGCTTTGCCGGACAACTCGCCAAGGTATGTTCTTATTGCTTATCCTCTCACTAACAAAGACGGTATTAAACAGACACCGTTAATTCTAATATACTGGATACCACAAACAGTAGTTTCCCAAGAATGGAAGATGCTGTACGCCGGTGCTCTCGAGTTGATACGAAACGAGTGTGGTACGTCTAAGCTGGTAGAAGTCACTTCAGGCTTAGAAGATGATTCAGATGTTGAGGAATTGATTGCGCAGATCGAGACAAGATAA
- the LCB2 gene encoding serine C-palmitoyltransferase LCB2 (CAGL0G05071g~Ortholog(s) have serine C-palmitoyltransferase activity, role in cellular response to drug, sphingolipid biosynthetic process and SPOTS complex localization), which yields MSTNGSTVSDYKYVPLIKHEPLSDEQQKENEFGELTSDAYRFKVHSREGKPIRKPVIDTPPYYISLVTYLNYLILIILGHIHDFLGMRLQRNKHLDILEHDGMAPWFSNFDSFFARRMKMRIDDCFSRPTTGVPGRFIRCITRISHNLNEYFTYPGTTSMCLNLSSYNYLGFAQSKGQCTDAALESVDKYGIHTGGSRTQIGTTDLHRLTEELVADFVGKEDAMVFSMGYGTNANFFNAFLDRKCLVISDELNHTSIRTGVRLSGAAVRTFKHGDMEGLEKLIRDQIVLGQPKTNRPWKKILICVEGLFSMEGTMCNLPELIALKKKYKCYLFVDEAHSIGAIGPTGRGVCEYFGVNPHDVDILMGTFTKSFGAAGGYIATDKWVMDRLRLDLTTTSYAEPTPAPVLAQIVSSLRTIKGDICPGEGRERLERIAFNSRYLRLALLRLGFIVYGIPDSPVIPMLLYCPSKMPAFSRMMLQRKIAVVVVAYPATPLIESRVRFCMSASITKEDIDYLLRHVDEVGEKLNLKLNSGKSSIDGKAPRWDIEEVIRRTPEDCKDDKYFVL from the coding sequence ATGTCGACGAATGGTAGTACTGTGAGCGACTACAAGTATGTTCCGCTTATCAAGCACGAGCCGTTGAGCGATGAGCAACAAAAGGagaacgagtttggtgaGTTGACGTCTGATGCGTATAGGTTTAAAGTACATTCGCGGGAGGGTAAGCCTATCCGGAAGCCTGTGATAGACACGCCTCCTTACTATATCTCTCTGGTCACGTACCTGAACTATTTGATTCTGATTATCCTGGGGCACATCCATGACTTCTTAGGTATGAGGTTGCAAAGAAACAAGCACTTGGATATCCTTGAGCATGACGGTATGGCGCCATGGTTCTCCAATTTTGACAGTTTTTTCGCCAGGAGaatgaagatgagaatCGACGACTGTTTCTCCAGGCCGACCACTGGTGTTCCGGGCAGATTTATCCGCTGCATTACGCGTATCTCCCACAACTTGAATGAGTACTTCACTTACCCAGGCACCACTTCCATGTGCCTGAACTTGTCCTCGTACAACTACCTGGGTTTTGCTCAAAGTAAAGGTCAATGCACAGACGCTGCGTTGGAGAGCGTGGATAAGTACGGTATTCATACCGGTGGCTCCCGTACTCAGATCGGTACCACGGATCTGCACAGACTAACAGAAGAATTGGTCGCCGACTTCGTTGGTAAGGAAGACGCCATGGTGTTCTCGATGGGTTACGGTACAAACGCTAACTTTTTCAACGCGTTCCTGGATCGTAAGTGTCTAGTCATTTCCGATGAATTGAACCACACATCCATTAGAACAGGTGTCAGACTTTCTGGTGCTGCTGTAAGAACATTCAAACACGGTGACATGGAAGGCCTGGAAAAGTTGATCAGAGATCAAATCGTGCTCGGTCAGCCAAAGACTAACCGCCCTTGgaagaagattttgatCTGTGTCGAAGGTTTGTTCTCCATGGAAGGTACTATGTGTAATTTACCTGAACTGATTGCCTTGAAAAAGAAGTACAAGTGTTATTTATTCGTTGATGAAGCACATTCTATTGGTGCTATTGGTCCTACTGGACGTGGTGTCTGCGAGTATTTCGGTGTCAACCCACATGATGTGGATATTTTGATGGGTACATTCACCAAGTCATTCGGTGCTGCGGGTGGTTACATCGCTACTGACAAATGGGTTATGGATAGATTGAGATTGGATCTAACTACCACTAGTTACGCTGAGCCAACCCCAGCCCCAGTCCTAGCTCAAATTGTTTCTTCATTGAGAACCATCAAAGGTGATATATGTCCAGGTGAAGGTAGAGAGAGATTGGAACGTATAGCTTTCAATTCTCGTTACCTGCGTTTGGCTCTATTGAGATTGGGTTTCATTGTCTACGGTATCCCAGACTCACCTGTTATCCCAATGTTACTGTACTGTCCATCTAAGATGCCTGCCTTTTCCAGAATGATGCTGCAACGTAAGATTGCTGTTGTGGTTGTCGCTTACCCAGCAACTCCATTGATTGAATCCAGAGTTAGGTTCTGTATGTCTGCATCGATTACAAAGGAAGATATTGACTATCTTCTACGCCATGTCGATGAAGTCGGTGAAAAGCTGAACCTAAAGCTAAATTCTGGTAAGTCCAGTATCGATGGTAAAGCCCCAAGATGGGATATAGAGGAAGTTATTAGAAGAACACCAGAGGATTGTAAAGACGACAAATACTTTGTTCTTTGA